ATACTATTACATGAGAGGGATAATTACCAAATGATCTTATATTATTTACAAGTAATTACAAGAGTGCTCTTACATATAAAACATCTCTAATTATAATCTAATACTTTTGGATATCTACATTAAAGTTGCATCGTTTTAAACATTATAAATATCAATATTAGTAGTATTTTTTCACTTTATCCCGTAAAAAAGTAGAAAAGCTTAAAGCTTCAAATCATCCACATGAAGGAAAAAGTTATGTTTGAAGTTGAAAAAATAGTTAAAGATCGGTAGAATTTATTCCTAATATTCTTctacaagatcaattttacccttatcaACAGAACcatttgatatttatttaacCTTTTTATTTGACTGTTAtatcatattttttaaataacttcATCGATAAGCTGAAAcaatttttacatatttttgcACGATTTTTGTTGTTGCAACATAGTAAACGTTTTAGTTACATGTTGGCAATTTCTTTTGTAAGTAATGTGTAGTACATCGACTTAGTTGTTATCATTTTAACATTGTTATTTTTAACTGAGTTAGTAATGTAGTAAACActttagatataattgatatttagaaGATTTGATGTGGTAGCCAAATTACAATCCAACCAGTCCGTTCAAACTTTGTTATGTACTAAACCAACATATCTCAATTGATATACCTGAATTTAAAAGTGGAATGTTATGAATTCGTACAAACCTTCTAACGAGAAAGAATGAGAAAAATTTGTTAAATATGATTAAAGTTGATTTTACTtgaatatattataaaataaaattttaccatttctTATATTGGAATCTACGTtctttgaaagaaaaaaatctacatgtaaaaaaaagcaaaattttAATAGAAAAACATTTCTCCTCTCTTTTTTGCTTCTTTCCTCTCTTTTCgtctttctttcattttttctttaattatttttaattgatccgactttgaaaattaaaatcacaacattttatccctaaactaaaactatcaaaattatcaattaagtCTATGGATTAtgtaaaaatcattaattgagtaTTCATCCTATCAAAAAATTAGAAACAATAATTATTTGATATTGACGGTAATGATctttgtgttggttcaaaatgagtttgaagAAAAGAgtttgaaactgttcaaccgaatgattttcgataaagACTCGATTAATGAATTTTAGTaaagactcaattgatgatttttgctaaATTCAGtgatttaattgatgattttgatagtttaaaattctaattgactttaaaaCTTTAACTTAGGGAACAAATGTATGCTATGACaaaattaaacaagtaaaattcaaaatattaatattttaggcCATCAAATTTCTAGTGAAATTCCTAAAGTGTACCTTGACATTTCTCATTACATTGTATTTGTCATATAACAACAACTACATCATTttgtaataataatgataataataataataatacctaATTATTTGACTAAAAATCATGAAATGAATGTACCTAATTTTTTCACTTATAAAATATCAACCGAAAATTGTATTTGCTCTTCAAAATCTACAAGTGATAAAGTTATCAATAATGTCAAGCATCCCTTCTTCCATTCTCTTATTTTTCTCCATTTTCCTCTTAATTCATATCTTTGAAGCATGCATTGAGAGTGAGAGAGATACTCTTTCGGAGTTTAAAAATGGTCTCTCTGATCCTTCTAATCGCCTGGCTGATTGGGTTGCTAACGGATCAGACTGCTGCAGATGGACAGGAGTTATCTGCCACAACATTACTTCACATGTCCTTGAGCTTCATCTCAGAACTCTTTCTCAAGAAGAATACTTTGGCCTTCATCTCAGAATTCCTCAGTATTTTGTTCCTGATCGCTATCTTCCACCAGTCTATTATGATATAATGTATGAcatataccgagagaagtcagcATTTGGTGGAAAGGTGGGTTCTTGTTTGTTTCAGTTGAAACATTTGAGTTACTTAGATCTTAGCAATAATGATTTTGGAGGTGTTTCTATTCCCAAATTTATTGGTTCCTTGCAGAGTTTAAGATATCTTAACCTCTCTAAAGCTGGATTTGGAGGAATGATTCCTCCCCATCTTGGAAATCTCTCTAATTTACACTATCTAAATCTTAGATATATGTCTATTTATACAAAGAGTTTAGATTGGATTTTTCGTCTTTCTTCTTTGAAATTCCTGGATATGAGTGGTGTGGACCTGAGTCGATCATTTGATTGGTTAAAGATGATGAATTCATTCCCTTCTTTGCTTGAATTACACTTGTCAAGTTGTAGACTATACATGTTTTCAATCCTACACGTCTTTCCAATCTCAACACGTCTTCTCTTTTCGTTCTTGATTTGTCAGACAATTATTTTGGAGGTCCAATTCCAAATGGCCTTCAGAATATGACTTCTTCTTTCCTTCAAGAACTTAATTTGTATGGGAATGGTTTCAATTCTTCCATACCCAACTGGTTATATGAATTACCCCATCTTCAAATCCTTAACCTCCAAGGCAATCAGTTGCAAGGTCGAATTTCAAGTGACATTGGAAACTTGACTTCTCTCATTAGCCTTGACTTGTCAGAGAATATTGACCTTGAATTTGAAAAAGGAATTCCAATCTCATTTCAAAATTTCTGCAATTTAAGGTCACTATATCTATCATATATCAAATTGACCCAAAAAATGAATGATATCTTGGAAATTTTATCGTCAGGATGTGTTTTAGATGTCTTACAATCTGTACTTTTGTTTGATTGTGAATTATCTGGCCATTTGACAGATGATCTCAGCTACTTCAAAAATCTTATTAACTTGGGTATATCATATAATTCAATCTCAGGTCCGATCCCTTTGTCTTTGGGAGAATTGAATTCTTTGGAATTTTTAGATCTTAGCAATAACAAATTAAATGGAAGTCTACCCGTATCTTTAGGAAATCTTATTAAGTTAGAACAAGTAGACATATCTAATAATAAATTTGAGGGTGAAGTTTCTCATCTCCACTTTGAAAATCTCACTAGGCTATCTTATTTTGCTGCATCTGGAAATAATATTGAATCAAAAATTAGCTCCAATTGGATTCCTCCTCTTCAACTTCAAATTCTAGATTTACGGCCTTGGCATATTGGATCTCAATTCCCGAAGTGGCTTCATCTATTAAAACATTTAACATATTTGGATTTATCCAACTCTGGGATTTCAACTCCAATTCCTATTTGGTTCTGGGATTCATTCCAATATAAATATTTGAACTTTTCTCATAACCAAATGCATGGTTCCATTCCAAATATCCCTTTTGCTATTGGATTCTTGCCAGTGATTGATTTGAGTTCTAATAATTTCAATGGAGCACTACCTTATTTTTCTTCAAATGTCACTGTTTTAGATCTCTCCAATAATTTATTTTCGGGATCTATCTTTAACTTTTTATGCAACAAGATGAATGAGGAAAAGCAAATGCAATTTCTTAATCTCGAAAGAAACCTTTTGCATGGTGAGATTCCAAATTGTTGGAGTAGTTGGAAAGATTTGAGGGCATTAAAAATGAACAACAACAAGTTTATTGGCAACATTCCCAACTCCATTGGAACTCTACGTGTTCTTGGATTGCTCGACCTTCGGAATAATAATCTCTCCCATGAAATACCATTGTCAATTCAAAATTGTACGCTTTTGGTCATACTTGATCttagtgaaaacaatttggttGGGAATGTTCCAACATGGTTCGGAGATGTATTTGATCGTTTGAACATTCTAAGTTTACGTTCAAATAAGTTTGATGGATACTTACCTAAGGACTTGTGTCATTTGGTTTCATTGCGCATCTTTTAGACCTTGCTCATAATAGCTTTTGTGGCCCAATACCAAGATGCTTTAGTAACTTTACTGAAATGGCTATTAGGAATGATCCTACTGGCTCATTTTATACTATTACCAGCACAACCGTATTTAAGGCAAGCAGTTTATTGGTGATGAAGAGGAAAGTGATGGAGTATAGCTCCAACCTTCGATTTGTAAGAAGCATAGACATTTCCAATAACAATTTATCAGGAGAAATTCCTACAGAAATAACGACCCTTATAGAATTGTTATCATTGAATTTGTCACAAAATGCTTTAACTGAAGAATCCCCAATAACATAGGTGACATGAAAGGGTTGGAAGCTATTGACTTCTCTCTCAATAAGCTTTCTGGTGAAATTCCTCAGAGAGCATGTCTACCTTGACATTTCTTGGTACATTGGATCTTTCTTACAACGATTTGACAGGTAGAATTCCTTTAGGGACTCAATTGCAAAGTTTTGATTCTTCCAGTTTTATGGGCAATCAACTTTGCGGGCTTCCTCTCATTAAGAATTGCACTGTGGATAACAATGAGCCTGATTTTGAAGAAAAAGATGAGAATGAAGATGAAATAGATATATGGTTTTATGCAAGCATGGCTTTTGGGTTTGTATTTGGATTCTGGAGTGTGGTAGGTTCTCTTGTTTTCGTCAAGAGATGGAGACACTTTTATTTTCGTTCTATTTATCGTTTAGGAGAAAAGATTTGGTGGAATTTTGTTCGCAGGTTTTATTAAAGTAagaaaaatttatgttttattCTATAGTATtagtatatatgtttttttcttgtagtgatgtAATGTTGTAATTGTAATGCGTTTCTATTAGTGAATATATTATGGTGAAATTACCACCATTGCATATAGTgatttaatgttgttattgtaaggattttatataataaatatagagataaagactaaatttaatcctaacatcTTAAGGGAAGTGCAGATTTAATCTTAGCGTATGGAACATTGCAAATTTAACCTTAGTTTctaagtaagatcaattttagctatgcagtatagaaaattagaaaaaactggTTCGACTTATATTTAACTGTCACTACAgaccttccaaatatcaattatgtctaatatatttagtgtattactaaacaaataaaaaacattatgttaaaatgttaaaaatGAAATCTattacatataagttaatcacaattttttttatcaaactgcctaaaatatttaatgtgttattaatatagttacaaaaaaccaataaaaaaaatgtgcgatactgcttcaatttatcaataaacttgtttggaatgtctgatgtgacagttaaataatatCCGAACCAAtcttttcacattttcaatAGTGCATGACTAAAGTTGATCTTGTTTGGAAACATTGGAATTAAATTTCCACAATGTCATATATTAGGACTAAAACTGTACTTCACTTGAAATGTTACATTTAAATTTGACTTTTATtccaataaaaatattaaaaagtgtTTGTTTCACTCTTTCAGAGTTGTTATTTGTTGTTTTGCTCCGAACAACTAATAAAACAACTCATAGCCAATTGAAGAGCAAACTTCTCATGTTTGTATCAACTCCGTTTTGGTTATGTAAtgcttaatttaattttctttactCCACTGAGTGTAAGATCGTTATTCGAACTCGAAATCTAGTTTAAGCAACTTGAAACCTTTAACCACTCAAGTCAACCTAATCAGTAGAAATCATTCTTTTTGTTAACAGTTTTTATTCAATTTACAACTAATTTATTTCGTTAACATGGATTTCCACGGCATAACAATATAGAAATTCACGAATTTTCTTATGtcaaaaaatgaaatttaaaagTCAAGTTGTTAATAGCGCTATAGTACAAAGACCGTAAACGTAATTTAATTGCAACAACAAAACTATAGAATAAATATGCTACAGTTAAAATGATCGTCATGTATGTTCTACATCAAACCAGAAATACACAGAATCTCGAGAATAGATAACACGAACTCGCTGCAAAGCTAAGTCGCCATTGGTGAGAACAGCCTTGGCACCTCCTTCAATTCGAGTTTGCGAAACAGAAACGCTGTCACCTCGAGGAGTCTTAACTGAGGAGAGAATATCGCCTGCACCGGCTGTGCTCACAATTGGGCATGATAAGTAGTCTAGAGGGTCTGTCTCGCATTGAAGTATGCAGCCATCTATGGTTAACCTTCCACTTCTATGAAGCAAGCAGCAACCGAGCTCAGCTTTCACCGTTAGGTTCGCCAATTTGCAAGTCGATAGGAACTCCAAGGCACTGCTCAGACCAATTTAAGAGCACATATCAATTTTAAAAACCGATAACAagagaatggagttgttgaaaatTATTCAGGTCTAGGTCAATAGTACGTAATTTTAAGTCACGAAAATAAGCTCTGGTAGAATTTTAACCACCGGACTAGAAAGGGTAAGGCACTAGCATCCCTCGTATTGACATAACAATCCTAATTCACATCGAATAAGGACTATAATTCGTGTATGAAAGATAACGTAATTTTCTGAAAGTTCTGCACTTAAAACTTTCGCTATCATTAATCTTAGGCATCAGAGTTGGCCGCTAGAAATCCCAATAAGCCAACTTAGTCATCAGGTCGTTAATTTATGATCTATTTCACCCGCGCTCATACAAATATAACAAATTGAACATTAATTTATGATCAATTACTGCATAGACGGACGAGATTGATAATAAGTAGAAAATGGCGACGTCTAAGAGTTCATTCGAACTATAAGATGAAGAAGTCAGACATACCAATATTTACTAGCATGTAAGTGAGCAATGACCCGAAATATATTTTAAGCATGAAAATGGAAATTTTCATGATAAAAACAGATATTGATGATTAATAACATTGAAATTCAGCTTGTTTTAAAATCGTGCAGAAGGCATAAATTAAGCCAGAAAATAGCGGTAGAAATCGTAAAATGAATAGACATACCTGTCTGAACCTCGAGAGCAGAAAAGCATTGTTTCATCTGGAACCTCACCTCCACCAATCTGATAAAATTAAGTTTAGATCGAGGATGCCCGAGTAGAAACTTAGAACTACAGGGAACAATTATTATTGTTCCTGGCATGTTACCGAAGATGAAAATATCATCCGAGTACAATCAAATGTTTTACTTGCATTCTACTTAAAATATCAATGAAGCACATTTTATAGACCACTGTAGAAGCATTGGAATTTAAATTTTCTAGGAATGTCAAGCAAAAGTAACAGAAAATCAAAATAGCCGACATGAAAATAGTTTGTACTTGCTAAAGAAATTAgcgaaaataaaaacaaaaggaTGAATTTTGAATCGGGCAGGTAAGATTAAACTGAGTCTAGCCTAACTAAGGAAACTGTCTTAGGCTCTCTATGCAACTCTGCTGCAAATAGTTACAATCCAAGGCTCCAACTATCAGAAATGGAATTGCCATTAACTCTTTATTTTGTAATGAAAAACCCCTCACTTCGGTGGTTGCCCTTTTAACTGAAAATCAGCTAACCCATTTTTTCAGGGATGCCACGTGGGTGCCATGTCAACCATTTTTAACCACTtggaaagttaaaaaaaaaaaaatttatatctttttcTTGCATCATAATCCACATGTCAAAAAAgttagttcttatattaagaacccagtcttccatgtcactcggaggaccctcaattcacatttggacacatgTATGGTGACCCCACGTACTATTTAAAATAATGGGGtcttttataatatttataggtccatgttacacgtgtcaaaatatgtatggaggTCCtctatttgacatggagaaccgggtGCTTATAATAATTTGCCCAAAAAAGTAGTGACTTGAGAAACAAAAGACAACAGAAGTCAAACAGCAAACGTTTTTCATTAAGGATTAGATAGTTATGGAAATACTATTTCATTTCTAGTAGTTGGAAGACCACGGTGTAATTAACCCAAATATAAACTGCTCAATaacctaacatctaaaatggagTAATTTGAGAACTGAAGTTGACAagttggtcaatttcagacctcattataaaacacagatatttcgTTCGGTATTATGCACCAGTTGAGgacgagccttggcgcaacggtaaacgttgttgtcgtgtgaccaagaggtcatgggttcgagtcttaggagcggcctcttgccaaaataaattggcaggggaaggcttgcccccagtacacccttgtggtgggacccctccccggaccctcgctcagcggggacgcgtagtgcgaccggaccGCCCTTTTTTTATTATGCACCAGTTGCATATGAGTTggtactaaaaaaaaaagaattatgcttttttgtaatttacagtATATTTTTTCCTACAGGTATACATATGTTTATGGTCTATTACTGACAAGTGCTAAAATGAAGCGTATGTACAGTGCAGATGATTGAGAAGAAAGCTCAATGCATTATtcctcaaattgacccaacttgccaatgcTAGGGGGTAAagttgcatcattttagacgtaaggggtaaaattgctcttctcTGTCAAGGCTAGGGatattttttgcaccttatccctttacAGAAATAACTGGACTAACCCGACTAGCTGACATAATTATCACTTCTACTGCATTCATATGTATATAACCACAtgatatatgtgtgtgtgtgtgtatatataacACAGTTATGACACATTAACCCGAATTTTCACCCCTAAACACCAATAGCTAAGATGGAATGCATCAACATCACAAATATGAGGAgcacacaacaacaacaacacatgtatatatattcagCACGTACCAGGCAAAGTGGTTTATTTATCTGAATATTGGAGGCAAGATGATCTCCACCCGCTGCAATAAGAATGGTATCACCAGGTCTAAACAAAGCAGATTCAGGATCAAATGTCCAAAGGTTTCTACCTCAAAAATTAAATTGAACAGCAAGCGGTCTGTATAAATACCTAGCCGCAGAGACAGCCATCTCAATGCTGGGGAAAACTCCAGGTTCCGATAAATCTTTGATAGTCCGATCTACCCGGAGCCACAAGCGAGGATGACATGCCAAAAAATGCCATCTTTGACAAACAAGCGCAGTGTTATACCGATCTGCAAACTCCATAGCAATTCGTGATACAAACTGCACACATTTATCTCTTACATTTAGGCACAAGATCTACCATAACAACTACATGTCATTAGACGGATCATTCTTATCGATCCTATACTAAAAGATCATCAAATTACACTGATAAATGAGAATTAATCATATGCAAATGAAAGAAAAACATCAAGTCCTTAATATGCAGGCGAAAAATAGAATAGAGCAACAAGTGCAACCTTTTCCAAACTCATGAGAAAACAGTAAGCTCAATTTTACCTTTTCCAAACTGAGTAAAAGGTAAGATCACATAAGTTAGAGATTTTAAATCGCAGTCGCTCTCAAACACACCCTTTAGAATTTAGCCATCCATAAAATGCACAGATGGTTATTGAAGTTTGGGATATGTTTCACATAGGCTtgttgaacttcaatttttttttaattcataaaataaaGTCATTCCAGCCAATTTGAATACAAAAACTCACCGGAATTGGCGTAGTACAAAACAAAGTTGACTATAAACAAACTAAGTGCCATGATTGACATGTCTAACTTTTATGTCTGACATGGCAGAAACTTGATAGTCACgttgagacaaaaaaaaaaaatcgcatCCTTGTATGGCATGGTGCTTCGTTGACATATAAGCAGCCGTCTTTTGTATCGCATCGACATTCAAATGACTTTTTATACACAAATTATCTGGCATAACTTTACTTGTGAAGTTCAGGGATTTTATGGAAAGAAAAATGAAGTTCAGTAACCTTCTTTAAGAATATTCTTGCTCCCATAGTTATTAATGGCGCACTAGGACGCTAGGGTCCTAGAGCCTTGGCGCATGGTGCACGATGATGGCGCGCGCCATAGTGAGACAAGGCACacatacaaaaacaaaaattataaaactaactTAAAAATGCAATGAACACTAAATCATGACAATATTCTTAAGCATAAAGaaattttaaaatgcaaaataaaccccatgttAGAAAGCTAAAATTGAATACTAAATCCTAAGTTCTACTCCTGatcaaaactctccaaattcatcactcctcatcatcactatcacacTCATCTAAAGCATCATCAAACTCTTGATCATGAAACTGATCCTTTTCATCCTTATTAGCAAAATCAGTTTTCTTCTCGAACAACTAATAAGACTCTATCGCTTCCTCTTCTAACTATCTCTTCCTCTCCTCTTCTAAtcgtctcttcctcttctaatTAATTCAAACGTATAATCTCTCTCTTCCTTTCtaatatttgtgtttttttctCATTTGGGACCCTTCACAACAAGTGTTCCAGATATGTaactgtcaaaaaaaaaaaaaaaaaccataaaactGCCCCTAACAGCCCCTATGTCATCAAAGTCGCACCTTAGTGCGCCTTTGGCAACTGCCCTTTGTCGCAAAATGGCGCACCAGGAGCGTGCCACGCCATGGGGGTGTCATGGCGCTAAGGCCTGCGCCTGGTGCACCATCCGCCAAAGACGCGCTTTTAATAACTATGCTTGCTCCCCCAATTCCTCTCTTTTACCAGCTGAATCCTGAAGCTCATGGATCAATACAACACAATGGCTCAACCTTTTCTCCCTGTCACTTCGCAACCACACTTACCAATATCACTGCTAATTAAGAATTACATTATCAGATAAATTAGGGCTTAAAACAGCTACACAGCCAACATAAGTCAAATATTCTAGCTTCCAAGTGTAAAGCCATGGCTGTAAATGAGCCAAGCCACTCTCTGTGTTCGGCTCGACAAAGCTCAATCCAGTTTATAAAAGGAGAAATGTAAAACTACAAGCTTCAGCTTTATAGGTTTCAAAACAATGTAAttttgtgttaaagaaatttcaaatgaacAAAACAAAATTCATGAGGAGCAAAGCAAACAGCTCATGAATAGGATTTGAGCTCGGCCTAAAGTTCGAGTTCGTCAATTTTCTAACGAATAATTAGCCGAGCATGAGCAGGTCAAAGCTCTACTCGGCTTGATTACTGCCCTAAAGCCGGATACTGCAATCAAACAATGGAATTGGGATAACATTTTCCCCTAATTCCTTTCAATTAGGGTTCATATGCACACAATTAAACATATACAAGCAAAAAGAGGAAAAAGGACCTGGAATTGGAGCTAAGAAACTGAAGATGTGCATAAGACAACCATCATCGAGATTGTTAATTAGGCAAGAATAAGATGAAGCTGCAGCCTTTCTTCTCCGCTTGAAATTCCGATTCCACTCCTCCATAAGCCACCACCCGCTTTTCTTCGGCGGTGGTGTTGGTGTATAATCTTAAATTCCTAATCGCTATTCCAGTTCCATGATTCGACAATGGTATACCAAATAGACTATAAACCGACTGGAGACTCAACGCGCCCGATCTATTCCGATATGATGTACGTCCGATACCGGATCTTGACTTATCCATGGGCCGAAAGCCTTAATAAGTGGGCCTAAACCGATTGAATGTGGGAAATGattaaaaataggaaaaattacacagaaattcctcttttaaaaactatttacaactatgtcaaatcataaatttggattatatcaaactagtaaaatcactacttttaatgtattttaaaaattagaatttataaattagaagtctagaatatatttttttagagtttatggtttatgaattagagtatagaatttttaaattatggtgtaaaatcataatatatagagactaatgacatattaagaattaagtttaatgatatgatttagttgtaattttatacttaattatgata
The window above is part of the Euphorbia lathyris chromosome 3, ddEupLath1.1, whole genome shotgun sequence genome. Proteins encoded here:
- the LOC136224009 gene encoding F-box protein SKIP5 isoform X2: MEFADRYNTALVCQRWHFLACHPRLWLRVDRTIKDLSEPGVFPSIEMAVSAARPGDTILIAAGGDHLASNIQINKPLCLIGGGEVPDETMLFCSRGSDSALEFLSTCKLANLTVKAELGCCLLHRSGRLTIDGCILQCETDPLDYLSCPIVSTAGAGDILSSVKTPRGDSVSVSQTRIEGGAKAVLTNGDLALQRVRVIYSRDSVYFWFDVEHT
- the LOC136224009 gene encoding F-box protein SKIP5 isoform X1, translated to MEEWNRNFKRRRKAAASSYSCLINNLDDGCLMHIFSFLAPIPDRYNTALVCQRWHFLACHPRLWLRVDRTIKDLSEPGVFPSIEMAVSAARPGDTILIAAGGDHLASNIQINKPLCLIGGGEVPDETMLFCSRGSDSALEFLSTCKLANLTVKAELGCCLLHRSGRLTIDGCILQCETDPLDYLSCPIVSTAGAGDILSSVKTPRGDSVSVSQTRIEGGAKAVLTNGDLALQRVRVIYSRDSVYFWFDVEHT